In the genome of Chelmon rostratus isolate fCheRos1 chromosome 12, fCheRos1.pri, whole genome shotgun sequence, the window tgtttttggttgttttcgTGAACTTCAGggagcacaggaggaggaagcgaCAGACCAGGCGACATCAAAGACGTCCTCGACATTGAGCATCTGCAGCTGAATGATCACACCGCCAAAGCCAGTAAAACACAGGTATGATCGCAATCTGTAAACCATGAGTGTAAACCTTTTGTTATATCTGTGTGCAGTTTAATGGTGTGCTGAAGTAGCTGAGAGGaaccctgtggagtttttgaacACTTGTAGCGttttgcagcagtgtttttagcAGTGAGGCAAGGTTTTGTTTGTATctagtgtgcacacacacaaacacacacacacacacaaaaacgaTGCCAGTGAATGAGAGCGCACACACAGGTGCTGTGACACACAGTCGTTCTCATAAACTCCATGGTTTAGCTCCCAGTTGCTGCTCTCCTAGCCTCAGGGACAGCCAGCAGAGCCCCGGATCCAAGTCCAGCTCAAGACTAAAGGCCTAAGGTTCTGAGACTCAATCAATCAGAAAATCTATCTGGCTTTGTGTAAAGGTTTAAAACGGTATGATTTACCAAATGATTCCTCTTTTAaaacctgtctgtcctctgcacAGACGGAGTGGGCTTGTCCCTCATGCACTTTCATCAACAAGCCGACCCGTCCGGGCTGCGAAATCTGCGCTACAGCCAGACccgacacacacatccagcaggtacTGCATAAATATCTGCCATCCACAAATACTTATGTACAACTCTTTGTAACGCGACCCCTCAGTGACTGTcgcctcttcttctgttttctattctcttgacaaaggagagaggaaggagagacgATCGAGGAGAGTCTGGtttaagcagcagcagcagcagcagctgactgcCCACCGTCGCCGTGCAGTCGCCatgtctcactcactcactcacacacacacacacacacgcaagcgGAGTGAGGATGCTAAATCTGCTACATACTTGTTGACAAAATACTCACACAAAGACTGTCGAGTGCACTGAGAGTCCTCTGACAGCTGGCCGGCTGCTGAAGACGTTTGAAGCACTGTAGCAtgacacagagctgcacaggCCGAGGCTCCGACGGCgaactgcagacagagagaacgGGCTTTGACCATTGATACGGACGTGACCATGACATACATCTGAATTTGGCCTGACccctttattatttattttacagcgcgtgtgtgtgtgcacagtgcaAACAGCACAGACGGCCTAATATTTATTTTAGATGAGAGGGACGCGATGTTCGTTCTTTGCATTTGATCGCAGCTGAAGATGAGGGCGACTTTCAGTGTCTGCCGACTGTGAAGTGAGAGGAAAGTCGAAGCCCCCGTTCTGCTCATTATCTTGTCACATGCTGGTGCCACAGCAAATGTCGGAAGCCACGGCTGAGAAGAGAAAGTGTGTTTACAGGGTCGtcaagtgcttttatttttttacaacattgtattatgtgtattatttttaaCAAGATGCATTGAGTAATTGATGTACATTTTAGCAGTTGATCTAAGTTTATTCAATTCCCTCTGAGCTGTGACAGCAATGgaatgatttgttttcagaacataatactgtaaaaaaaaaaatgcattagcTGAATAAACATAATGGAACTAAACCaatcctgtttgtctgttgatttATTCTTGAGGTACTGATGATAATTGACGGACAATTTGTATTTATACACCAGGTTTTAAGTGCAAAGCCTAAAGATgttttccactgattttacacttATGTGGCTCTAAGGGAAGCTTTCCAAAATCCAAATTAGCGGCATTTGATAGCAGGGTTTGAGTTTTCAGATGTCTGCTGTAAAGCTCTTGAAGTGAGTGAATGCACTGTTGAAGTTGTGTGACAATACTTAGCACAGAAACATGACaactttttcactcttttaatTTGCCAtttataaatatgaaataaacatgttccGCAGAAAGTTATCAAAACAAGTATAAAAATATTGTACGTGGTCACGGCTTGTTGAAGAGATGCAGATGTGCAGCTATCCCTCATTTCAACAGCTGTTTCATCCATCACCATCCTGCCTGATAGAACAAAAGAGCTAAAAAGCTGTGCAGTAATTGTAATTATGTACCACACATTAAATCACGAAACAAATCCTTGAACAAAAGTCTTTCACACAAAGCAACTCAACTGTGACACTTACAGCTACTCTTGGAAAGATCGTACCCCCTTCCACTTATTTGTAAATGAGATGTACAGTACAAAACAGTCCATTATCCAGAacacctgattttttttctctaatgtGTTAAAGAATACTTGGAGTTCACACTGAACCAAACAATGTCAAAGGAAAAGAGTCACTGCATTCTTTCCAAATCAACTATAGATAGACATCCACCTTCTGTTCCAAACTCTCCAGTGCATTTAACTGTCATTCACATTTccacagtgaagacaaaccTGAGAACACCTCAGAGGGGTTTTCTCCCCATGAAAGCCTTCAGTAGTCCTGTATGACTGGCGTTTACTTCCAGAAGAGGATGTTCCAGAAAAGCAGCCAGCAAGGATAGACCAGCAGGGCTATGAGTGGGTAAACCAGAGAGCCGTACAGGAAGTGGTCCAGGATGCCCTGCGAGATGACTGACAGGTACAGCAACCAACCATCCAGGAAGCTGATGGGCATTTCCTGCAGCTCTTGGAAGAAAAAGACGGAAAAGAGGAGCGTGCAGGCCGGGCTGAGGATGACCAGGATGAACGCCGACAGAGCCCtaaggggagaggaggaagggagtgAGGTTAAACTTCTGTTTGACTAACACATTGCAGTGCAGAGCGGCAGTAGCCAGAGAGTCTACGCAGGTGTATTACTTTGGTACGTGGGGTGTGACGAAGGCAGCCACAGGCACCAGGCTGAGAGCCAGGATGAAGCCCAGGGAGAAGTTGATGAGGGCGGTGCAACCCAGCAGCACGGCCAGGTACAGCACAGCCACCAGCTTCAGCACTTTCCAGCCCTGCTCCGTCCCCTCGCCTGACAGGAGCCTTCAACAGACAGCACGACAAACCACTTACTCTCCTGCAGCACTCAACATGaaattgtaaataaaaagaaaaaataaatatgtaaaaaaataaagtgcagctacctgtgtgtgttatgagGCAAAGCCAGGCCGGCTGTGTAAACGGCAATAGCTGTCAGGACCACAGCCTCGGTCTCAGACACCGGGAAGTGTTCCAAAGCCATCTCCTGAAAGTGGATTGGCAGGGTGTACAGAGCTACTCCAGTCATATGGCTGATCACCAGAGGAGTCAACACTGACAGCACTCCTGGACTGGACATCTGAGAGGAAGCACATTTGATTAAAGCTGTGATTTAACAGCCTCAAGATAAGTAAATAGTGTAATTTCTGCCCCATTTGTCgtaatgtgtgtgcatctaaCCTGCTCAGCGTCAGCGACTCCATCTTCTGTTCTTGGTGGTGGAGTCGCCAGTTGAACCCACAGGTCTAAGGCCTGTATCGTCGTCAAGGGCAAATCTGGCAATCGAGTATGCTGCAAACAGGGTAGGTCTTTTGGATTGAATCACACTGAAAGTAAAATAACTGTGAAAGGATACACGAAGCAGCAGGATGATGGCGAGGAGGCCGAAGGCTGGCATGTAGTAGCCAATggagacaaagtgagagagGGACGGCATGAGGTAGAAGAAGTAGGACTGGTGAAGGCGCTCTAGGAGGTTATTCAGCTTACGATACATTCCTTCCAGGAGCCTAGAGGATATTCATGAAGAAGAATAAAAGATACAACTAAACCAACAATTAAGCGTTGAATGGTGAAGGTGAGATCTGCataaaaaagcacattaaaaaagaagattaaaattaaaaaccaCGCTTGCTCTGACCTGCCAATGGTGGTGGTGTCAGTCTTGTACTGGCGGAAACTGTTGATGCCCTTGATGGTGGCAGCCTCAATGTGGTATCGCAGGAAAAGGCCATGATCCCCCCAAGGCCGCCCACTGGCCTGCTTCATGACCATCAGCATCATGGTCTGGACTGAGTGGCTGTAGCCCGACACGCTGTCCCAGTCATTCCTCTGCAGCTGTAGAAACATCCACAGAGAGAGGCGAAATTAAAGAGGTTTTTAGATCTTACACCAAGAAAACCCTTCTGCTCACCAAACACGTGTTCGATTCTACTACATCTCTTCAGAAGCCTTCACCTTGCCCTGGATGGTGCAGAGGACTCCGATCTTCTGACAGAAAGCATAGAAGAGGTTGGCTAAGTCCAGGTTCGGGAGCTGACCGTTGAGGCCTTCCAGTATCAGGTCCATACTGGTGACGACATCACTGCTGAGCTCCAGGGACAGAGCTGCCTGGATTGAACCACCACGACCTTGAAGTGGAGACCAGTCCATACCTGGGTATGTCATTTTAGAAGACAGGTTAACTGAGGAAtgcagttttactgttttttatgaGTTCTGCATAAATGGTGTTGACTCCTAACACAGGGAGAATTCCTGCTGGTGATTACCTGTAGTGTTGGTGTGGTGGTAACCCTCCAGCCACGCCTGCATACCGATCAAATCGTGCTCGTTCACGAGGAAGATGATGTCCTTGGCCCAGTAAATCTGATCTATCGAGGAACACGGCAGAATTGAAAACACGAAATGCCCCTACAATGTCATTCAAACGGTGGAGAGGGCCGTGGGTTCTCTACTCACTCCTGAAGTACTGTGCCAAGCCGAGCAGCAGCCCCACTGCCTGGTTGTTGTTGTCGCCCGGGGTGCAGGGGGCACTCAGCACCAGGGCCTCAGTCCGTGGCGCTCTGGGAGCTCGAAGGATCCCATATACATTTGTGCCTTTCACcatctgagaggagagaggatggagtaagatgaagaggagccacagaaaatgcacaaaacaacTATAAAAACCATTAAGTCTCTTGTTGTGAACTGAAATGTGAGCAAAAACTGTCATGAACACGAATATACATCAGTAATTTATGAGTCTTAAATCACAAACTTACAtatctctctttgttttcatcaggGAAGGGCAGCCTGCGAGAGAAACTCTGGGTGAACACCTCCAGCCCCCGAGCCTGCATGGTCTTCACCAGCCAATCCACTGGCATCccactgcagagaaacaacaggTCACATTAGATGGTGAAATAAAGGAGGAAACCTTCAAAACCCTGTCAAACACTGAGCATCACACATCCAATTAATGGAAATTGTTACAATAGTGCACTGTGCTCAGACATCTATTGTTCATCTGCTCAAAAACCTCAACATGTTAGATTAATAATGTGCAAAATAGATTTCGACTGAGACTGGTCTCAACCTTCAAAATAACCAGTGCCGGCTGTTCATAGTACCCCATCATATTTGGCACAGGTCAGTGCAAGTCCCTGGATGCTCTTCAACACCAGTCATCACGATCAAGCCTTGCTTTTTAACAGCTGTGTGTCGCTTACCCTGCTTTCTTCTTATGAGCTGAAAACTCTCTGGCAGTGGCCAGTGCCCTCTCCCCGGCTGGAAAGCGCTCCTCCACCATGGTAGACCCCATGGCATTCTCTGACATGTACGTCCGAAGAGTGAATGGCTCAAATGCCAACCCCATGAACCAGGCCACACCCGCCATGTAGCAGACCACACTGAGATGGAGGGTtggaagacaaatgaaagagaTCATGTAAGTTATGAGCCCAGGTGCCCGCTGGGTGTATGTAGGATTTCACTTACGCACACTAATCTTGAAATGACTAAAAACTCACCAGATTGGGGCATTGAGGCGGGTTAACAGGCTTATCAGAGCCCGTCTTCTGTTTGGGTCAGACAGCAGTCCCATGTTGTTATCCTTTGCAACGGAGAGATACATACACTGGACCCTGAAGGCAGCACACGCAATGTAACTGTACACTTGAAATACGTATAGATCATTTATTACTGAGCCAGAAAGTCCAAGACTGAAAACCTTGACTTTTATATATATCTGGCGGCTTCAATAGTCATATGCAAGTCATTATATGGGTTTCCATACAGCTCGAAGAAAGAAATTGTTTTCTGCCACCCATTGTCATTCCACCCATTGATAGCTGCGGTTAGCTTGCGGCTAGCtcgctggctggctggctggctgtctTCGCGAGACAGTAAAATGCTTTAACCCGTTGTCCTCAATGAAGGCGATTGTTATTAACAGTTACGTGGTTACgtttaaaatattttacataataCGTATAAAGACGTACCTCTTTCCAGGGTACAGCGGGTCACATCCACCTGCAGAGGTGGGGCTTTtatcacagctgctgttgctaaATGTTCTCGATTTCCTTGTTCCTGTGGGAACATGAATGCGGCGGACCGACTTCCGGCTTAACAACATGGAATAACATTGcatggatttttaaaaaaacttaatctcacaaaaaataaaaaactgcagcacaatggcaaacaataaaaataaaatttcccAGAGATATTAATTACTTCATTATTAATTCTACTCAAAGGTAATTAAAGGTTCTACTACTGCACTTCCACAGCAATTAAAAATCACCTTAAACCATTTAGTTTGtattaaaatcaaaatcagtgcttttaaaaataatctaaagtatgcatttttattaaaaaatatttttcaagtTATGCATGGGTTGACAATATCCCTGTTTCAttgttgtagttgttttgttttgtttctcgtGGCTTTACTATTTTGCTTCCATGAAGATGTGGTATTGTACCTTTAAATACTTGAATAAATAATGCAACCATTCACAAATGAACATGCACAAATGATGCTTGGCTGACATATTTATTGTTAGCTTGAccatttatttactgtacaaaatTCTCATTGCCATGACTACATAAAAAAAGCTATTCACTCCAACATTATCCCATCTCCATTAAGTCCGAAAACGCTTTCCAGTCTGTGACTAGAACCGCAGTCTACATGTTCACCCGTCCTCTCTGCATCACTCTCCAGAGAGCACAGAAACCTCTTTGAGATGTTGTCGCACCACCTCATCCAGCACCTTGCTCACACCTTTACAGGCTGTCATGGCAGCTTCGATCAGAGCCTCTAAGTGGTCCTGATGCAGTCTGGCGTCCATCTGCAGCAGAGCGATCTGTCCGCCTCGGGGCAGCAGCGCCAAGGCCAGAGAGCTCACTCCTCCACTTTCCTCTGCATAGCAAAGGTCAGCGAGGGGTGTCTCATCCACAAACCCGACCGTGCAGGCACACACGTAGTCCCGCATGGGGATGCCGGCGTCAATCACAGCCAGAGTGgcagcatttacacacacactgtagttccCTCCATCCGACTGCAGAATCTGTTTGGAAAGAAAAGTTTTCATTCAAGGATGGTGATCCCAACACTACAAACACCCTACACATCAACTCCACCTCTCACTGTTCCACATTAACCTTGACATAGATGTCTATTTGAGAGCGTGGGTAGAGCTGGGTCATCACAGCAGCTTCAAACGTCTGCTTCAGGTGGAGGCTCATCTCAGTAGACTTGCGGTCCCCATGtggtctcctcttcctctctgctgtgctgaacGTGGCCATGCTGTACTGACAGTTGATGACGGCTCGATCGTGACGAGTCCGGCTGCGAGAACCTCGCATCTACGGGTGACAAACACGTCCTTGCTTAAAACCTTTACAAATCGATTAAGatctaatgcaatccaacaCAACAGCTGATACAGAAATTCCACCTCTGCAAAGACattaatgttcagttttgattgaTACTGTCAGAAAGGTATTCATTAACCTATGAGTTTATTACTTCACAGCAACTTGTAGGTTGCTGACAAACATGAGGGGGATAATATTAGAGCTACACTTTAACATAACAGTACATTACAACACCGTCACTAACTACAGCCTCAATAACATATATAGAGCTGAATTAACAATCCATCAGCaagttttaacaaaaaaaaacagccattatAAGCCTCATAAAGGAAGCATatgtggcagagctgttgtactGGATTACATTAGATTGCATAGATGTAGCTAATAAAAATactctttattttaaaaatattgtaTTATTAACCATATAATCCAACCCTGGATATAATGACTATATTACTCAATATTTGGTTGCTGGTAAGATACataatttaagataaaataGTCCTTAATTAATCCCACATCAGGAAAATTTGCAGTACTACAGCCACAAAGAGGAAGGAGTAAGAAAATCTGCACAATATAGtaataaatacttttaataaGTAAAAAGTTGTTCATTTCTCATTATtgcacacaggaaacactgataTGGTCCAGTTTAGTATGCACTGATATTGCACAGGAGCTAATTtatgagtttctgtgtgtgtggtccacACTGTGTTGATTTGAGCTTCAGAATTATGTGACTGGAACAGCATTAACCTGATATAGCTTTGATTGACATTCTCTCTGGAGTTAGTAGTTGTCTAACCCTCCAGTCTCCCTCCATGCTACTTACTTCATGTGGGCCGTAAACCACAGCCAGAGCCTTCGTGTTTCCTTGCTCTAAATACGCGGAACCGTCAGCCTGAGCGAACACACCCATCCGGGCCTGGACCTTCCGCAGCTCGGTGGCTTTTCTTCCATCTAAACGGTATCCCTGATCAGACAGCAGCTCCAGGCCCGCCATGTTTCCGCAAACTTCAACGCAACGACCCACGTGTCCACGGCTGTACTACACTACCCATACACCCACTCACTGGAAGGACTACGGCAGGCAAGAAGGCTCAATATTGCCAGTTTAGGCATCTTGTACCTACAAATTATTCTGTTTATCAAGTATTGCGCCATATAGTTATCATTCAGTCTATTAAAACGTGTTTAAGGCATAACTTCTTTTTCTACATTAAATTGGGGAATTACAGATAAGCCTTCCTCATTCCTCAGTTGAAATTAAGTCTTAACATCACATTTAAatagaaattaataaaaaccGGAAATGCATGGTCGTAGGACTCGTGTAACTATTTCTAACTTAAAATTTACTTGGTCCACATTTTTCAACTGTTCTTTTACTTTTCTCAGGTAATTAATCCTCTTTTTATAACTTTTTTACTTGTTATTGTCACTCACATTTGATACCTGGAGATAATTCTGATTTTCATGCTACTGTGCCTGCATGAATGTACATTTATTCTGCGTCTGTTCTGCAACTGATAAAATTGcccattaaatgaaaaaaaatactgtattgaTTTACTTAACTATATGTTTGGTTAATTTTATTCAATTtctaaaaatctgattttaaaagTTAGTGCATAAGCATCTCATGTGTACGGCACATAAGTGTTCCCAAGCACCTGTTCAAGGACCACTGGATATATCTAGATGGGACATTTTAATAACTGTGGATTGTCCCTCTTAATCTGTTTGTACCAAACTACAGGACTAGTCACTGTGATGTGAGCGTATTCACAGTGCTGAAACTGAAAAGTTGGCATTTTCTAACTCGAAAGTACTCTAActaaatgcttgttttttggggggctGACAAAAATCAAACCCATTACATTTCTCAACTACTCGGGACTTCTATGTGGTTTCATTCAGACCTGTGAACTAGTGAAGAGAACAGTCTCACAATGCATGGAGAGTTTCACAACTTCAacacttttaaaaataaaatttattaGCATCTCTAATgtgtataaataaaaacatatatgaAACAATGTATATACGTATGATGTCATGAGTTTAACAATAAGAGGGTTACATGTGATACAAAGGAGCAGTCTTTATTTTAGCCAGTGTATTGTGAGGAAAACTGTACCTTGAAATCAAAGCTTTCAAATATGCATACCTATAAGTTGCAAATCTACATTCTTCGATAAGAATGAAACAAAGACATCAGTTTGGGGTGGCAACAGGGTGAATATGGTAAAGATGCAGTTTTGCTTTCCTGTTTCTTAAGATTTTAAAACATCTTTGAtttaatacaatacaaataattgttttttttaaaggcctCACCAACAATGTTGAGGCACGAAGCCGCAACACTATTCACACAGACCTTCTCAAGTTTACATTACACTCAATAAAAATCCTCAAAAGGATTTTGCCTCACTCTTTTCCATTACTGAAGTCGCATTGTTCCACAGACTCATAAGAAAGGGTCTTTATAAGCAGACCTGAACTCTAGGGACATGACTATAATGTTAGACACagcgacaaaaaaaaaaaaatagtaagaTACCCAATGACAAATTTTACATGTAACTAACAAGATCCAAAAGGATCAAACAAACGACTCGATTTGCCTTTTACTAATGCAACAAggtttgtcattttctgcaatGGCTTATTGTGCCTGGGTCAGAATGCCAAGAAGACAGTGAATGGATGCTTCTGTGGGGGTATGAGGACTCGGCTCTCTctgcaaaaagcaaagaaagaagaggacCTCTTTCCTTGTGTCACCCATTGTCTTCTATTTGGTCATGCTTTCAACACTCAGCGTGTTCAGATGTCTTACAAAACTGACAGATATGCACATGGGACAAATGTTACCTCAGAATGCGGGCCAGAATTTTCCAATAGCCAATGTGATGTGGACTTGTAACAGACCGTTAAATATACACCGCTGACAACTAGAGGGAACAGTCTACAACCCGCAGAACTGTGTGTCAAACTGCCATAAACAAGTCAGTTACAATGTGTGGACTATTACTGGCCATTGTCTCAGTATTTCCTCATATATTGAAACAACATCCAAGATTAACTgcttcaaagtaaaaaaaaaaaaaaaaaaaaaaaaaacaacaaacaaacaaaaaaaaacggTGGGAAggtacaaaaaaagaaaaagaaaaagtggtGTGTCTGCTTTAATATGCAGGTGTACGTGACAGTGAGAGGTTATCGGCACCCAAGGATCATGGCGACCTCATTCAGCCTTACGGAATGAAGGGACTATGTAGTAGATCTGAAAAACGATGGTCTCTGCTCCATCCCAAGTCTTTAGAAGAGTGCAAAGATCCCCTTATTTCCCTGATATATCCATGTTCTCGCATCCTAAAA includes:
- the gpaa1 gene encoding glycosylphosphatidylinositol anchor attachment 1 protein, with protein sequence MYLSVAKDNNMGLLSDPNRRRALISLLTRLNAPICVVCYMAGVAWFMGLAFEPFTLRTYMSENAMGSTMVEERFPAGERALATAREFSAHKKKAGGMPVDWLVKTMQARGLEVFTQSFSRRLPFPDENKERYMVKGTNVYGILRAPRAPRTEALVLSAPCTPGDNNNQAVGLLLGLAQYFRNQIYWAKDIIFLVNEHDLIGMQAWLEGYHHTNTTGMDWSPLQGRGGSIQAALSLELSSDVVTSMDLILEGLNGQLPNLDLANLFYAFCQKIGVLCTIQGKLQRNDWDSVSGYSHSVQTMMLMVMKQASGRPWGDHGLFLRYHIEAATIKGINSFRQYKTDTTTIGRLLEGMYRKLNNLLERLHQSYFFYLMPSLSHFVSIGYYMPAFGLLAIILLLRALDLWVQLATPPPRTEDGVADAEQMSSPGVLSVLTPLVISHMTGVALYTLPIHFQEMALEHFPVSETEAVVLTAIAVYTAGLALPHNTHRLLSGEGTEQGWKVLKLVAVLYLAVLLGCTALINFSLGFILALSLVPVAAFVTPHVPKALSAFILVILSPACTLLFSVFFFQELQEMPISFLDGWLLYLSVISQGILDHFLYGSLVYPLIALLVYPCWLLFWNILFWK
- the exosc4 gene encoding exosome complex component RRP41, with translation MAGLELLSDQGYRLDGRKATELRKVQARMGVFAQADGSAYLEQGNTKALAVVYGPHEMRGSRSRTRHDRAVINCQYSMATFSTAERKRRPHGDRKSTEMSLHLKQTFEAAVMTQLYPRSQIDIYVKILQSDGGNYSVCVNAATLAVIDAGIPMRDYVCACTVGFVDETPLADLCYAEESGGVSSLALALLPRGGQIALLQMDARLHQDHLEALIEAAMTACKGVSKVLDEVVRQHLKEVSVLSGE